From a single Silene latifolia isolate original U9 population chromosome 6, ASM4854445v1, whole genome shotgun sequence genomic region:
- the LOC141586400 gene encoding PH, RCC1 and FYVE domains-containing protein 1-like: protein MADLASYALPHRDIEQALIALKKGAQLLKYGRKGKPKFCPFRLSSDETTLIWLSSSREKSIKLSCVSKVIPGQRTAVFRRYLRPDKDYLSFSLLYNNGKRSLDLICKDKAEAEGWIAGLTALIGAGKGGRSKIDGWNDEGLSFQDNKDSISSSPSESSATLTRYLSSPEGSVSFHGGLSPKHSHLETSRLSQKSQVSLDSINMQAKGYSSDAFRVSVSSVQSTSSHGSGGDDCDALGDVYIWGEVIYENSSNVLAEKKANLVGTRADFLLPKPLEANVVLDVHHIACGVRHAALVTRQGEVFTWGEESGGRLGHGVGEDVFHPRLVESLATSSVDFVACGEFHSCAVTMSGELYTWGDGTHNAGLLGHGTEVSHWIPKRVVGPLEGLQVASVSCGPWHTALITSTGQLFTFGDGTFGVLGHGDRENIPYPREVESLSGLRSIAVACGVWHTAAVVEVIVTQSDSRASSGKLFTWGDGDKSRLGQGDREPRFKPTCVPSLIEYNFHKVACGHSLTVGLTTSGHVFTMGSTVYGQLGNPVSEGKLPCLVEDRLGAEVVEDIACGAYHVAVLTSRNEVYTWGKGANGRLGHGDMEDRKVPTLVEPLKDRHVKYITCGSTYTAAICLHKWVSGAEQSQCSSCRQAFGFTRKRHNCYNCGLVHCHSCSSKKAFRAALAPNPGKPYRVCDSCFTKLSKVSEGGGIRGRSSGPRLSGENKDRLDKAELRLSKSMLPSNLDLIKQLDSKAAKQGKKAETFSLIYASQPQSLLQLKDVLSSTIDVKQTIPRPITTSTKSISRPVSPFSRKSSPPRSATPIPTTAGLSFSKNVADSLKKTNELLNQEVIKLRAQVESLRQRCELQDLELEKSTRKTQEAMTQAAEESAKTKAAKEVIKSLTSQLKDMAERLPPGAYDAENIKFPQLPNGLDPNGFHFPDSNGELPSRLDPMNGSHVTSSARVDNSMTNGAQGLLPSPKESHKLNENIYQQNKGVVPSSLRDDLLHSKLSSTSGNLQTFGSYVSDSDASDARISASTQDGQNSMRSRSPVAVGTNSQVEAEWIEQYEPGVYITLVALRDGTRDLKRVRFSRRRFGEHQAETWWSENREKVYEKYNVRGSDKASVSGQTARRSDGTMSPTSSIR, encoded by the exons ATGGCAGATCTCGCTAGCTATGCTCTTCCTCATCGTGACATTGAACAG GCATTGATAGCTTTGAAGAAGGGTGCTCAGTTACTTAAATATGGTCGCAAGGGAAAACCTAAATTTTGCCCCTTTAGACTTTCTAGT GATGAAACAACATTGATTTGGTTATCTAGTAGCCGTGAAAAAAGTATAAAATTATCTTGCGTGTCAAAAGTAATACCTGGGCAAAGAACT GCTGTCTTTAGAAGGTATTTACGGCCAGACAAAGATTATTTATCATTTTCTCTTCTATATAACAACGGAAAGCGGTCTCTTGATTTG ATCTGCAAGGACAAAGCTGAGGCAGAGGGGTGGATTGCTGGTCTTACTGCACTCATAGGTGCAGGAAAAGGTGGACGCTCAAAAATTGATGGATGGAACGATGAAGGCCTTTCCTTTCAA GACAACAAAGATTCAATATCAAGTAGTCCAAGTGAAAGCTCTGCTACTTTGACACGATATCTTAGCTCTCCCGAGGGTTCGGTCAGTTTTCATGGTGGTTTGTCTCCGAAGCATAGCCACCTTGAAACTTCTAGGCTTTCTCAGAAGTCACAAGTATCTTTAGATAGTATAAATATGCAAGCAAAAGGATATAGTTCTGATGCTTTCCGAGTAAGTGTTTCTAGTGTACAAAGCACTTCTAGTCATGGGTCTGGAGGTGACGATTGTGATGCTCTTGGTGATGTGTACATTTGGGGAGAGGTTATATATGAAAATTCTTCCAACGTTCTAGCTGAGAAAAAGGCTAATTTGGTGGGTACAAGAGCAGATTTTCTTCTTCCCAAGCCATTGGAAGCTAATGTAGTCTTGGATGTACACCACATAGCTTGTGGTGTTAGGCATGCTGCCCTTGTCACGAGACAAGGTGAAGTTTTTACTTGGGGTGAAGAATCCGGAGGTAGGCTGGGCCATGGTGTGGGTGAGGATGTTTTTCATCCACGTTTAGTTGAATCTTTAGCCACTTCTTCTGTCGATTTTGTTGCATGTGGTGAGTTTCATAGTTGTGCAGTAACAATGTCGGGTGAGTTGTATACATGGGGTGATGGTACACATAATGCCGGACTCCTTGGACATGGCACAGAAGTGAGTCACTGGATACCAAAGAGGGTCGTTGGACCCCTTGAAGGCCTTCAAGTGGCTTCTGTATCTTGTGGTCCTTGGCATACTGCTTTAATTACGTCAACTGGGCAACTTTTCACTTTTGGTGATGGAACATTTGGTGTTTTAGGGCATGGAGACAGGGAAAATATTCCATATCCTAGAGAGGTGGAATCTTTGTCAGGTTTGAGGTCAATTGCCGTTGCATGTGGGGTGTGGCATACTGCAGCTGTTGTTGAAGTTATTGTTACTCAATCTGATTCCCGTGCTTCTTCTGGAAAGCTATTCACCTGGGGAGATGGAGATAAAAGTCGTCTTGGTCAAGGTGACAGAGAGCCCCGCTTTAAACCAACATGTGTGCCATCACTTATTGAGTACAATTTTCACAAAGTTGCTTGCGGACATAGTTTAACTGTTGGGTTGACCACATCCGGTCATGTTTTTACAATGGGAAGTACTGTATATGGTCAGCTTGGGAATCCCGTTTCTGAAGGTAAACTCCCTTGTTTGGTGGAAGATAGACTTGGGGCTGAAGTTGTTGAAGATATTGCATGTGGTGCTTATCATGTAGCTGTGCTAACTTCCAGGAACGAGGTTTATACTTGGGGAAAGGGAGCCAATGGAAGGTTGGGTCATGGTGATATGGAAGATCGTAAAGTACCCACTTTGGTGGAGCCGTTAAAGGACCGACATGTAAAATATATAACTTGTGGTTCAACCTATACAGCAGCTATATGTCTTCATAAATGGGTGTCAGGAGCTGAGCAGTCCCAGTGTTCATCTTGTAGGCAAGCTTTTGGGTTTACTCGTAAGAGACACAACTGTTACAATTGTGGACTCGTACACTGCCATTCCTGTAGTTCGAAAAAGGCATTTAGAGCGGCTCTTGCTCCTAATCCTGGTAAACCATATCGAGTTTGTGATTCTTGTTTTACAAAACTGAGTAAAGTTTCAGAAGGTGGTGGCATTAGAGGAAGAAGTTCCGGTCCTCGGCTCTCAGGTGAAAACAAAGATAGGTTGGATAAGGCTGAGCTACGACTATCCAAATCAATGTTGCCATCTAATTTGGATCTAATCAAGCAGTTAGATTCAAAAGCTGCCAAGCAAGGGAAGAAAGCTGAGACGTTTTCACTGATTTATGCTTCTCAACCACAGTCCTTGTTACAACTGAAAGATGTTTTATCTAGTACCATTGATGTAAAGCAAACAATTCCAAGGCCAATTACTACTTCAACTAAGTCCATTTCAAGACCTGTGTCACCTTTCTCAAGGAAGTCAAGTCCTCCACGTTCTGCAACACCTATTCCTACCACAGCTGGTTTATCATTCTCTAAAAACGTAGCCGACAGTTTGAAGAAGACCAACGAACTTTTAAATCAAGAAGTTATAAAATTACGAGCACAG GTTGAGAGCTTACGTCAGCGATGTGAACTTCAAGACTTAGAACTTGAGAAGTCCACGAGGAAAACTCAAGAAGCTATGACACAAGCTGCAGAAGAATCTGCCAAAACTAAAGCTGCAAAAGAAGTTATCAAGTCGCTTACTTCACAG TTAAAAGATATGGCTGAGCGGTTACCTCCCGGAGCGTACGACGCTGAGAACATAAAGTTTCCTCAGCTACCAAATGGCCTAGATCCAAATGGTTTTCATTTCCCTGACTCGAATGGAGAGCTTCCCTCGAGACTGGACCCCATGAATGGCTCACATGTCACCTCATCAGCTAGAGTTGACAATTCCATGACGAACGGAGCTCAAGGACTTCTCCCATCACCCAAAGAGTCGCATAAGCTCAATGAAAACATCTACCAGCAAAACAAAGGAGTTGTACCCTCGAGTCTTAGAGATGATCTTCTGCATTCCAAGCTGTCAAGTACTTCCGGAAATCTCCAGACGTTTGGCAGTTATGTGTCTGATTCTGATGCCTCAGATGCCCGGATTTCTGCTTCTACTCAAGATGGGCAGAACAGTATGAGATCAAGAAGTCCAGTAGCTGTAGGTACTAATAGTCAAGTTGAAGCCGAGTGGATAGAACAGTACGAACCTGGTGTTTATATAACTCTGGTCGCTCTTCGAGATGGTACGAGAGATCTTAAACGAGTGCGCTTCAG CCGGAGACGATTCGGCGAACACCAAGCGGAAACATGGTGGTCGGAGAACCGTGAAAAGGTATATGAGAAGTACAATGTTAGGGGGTCCGATAAGGCATCAGTTTCCGGGCAAACAGCAAGAAGATCAGATGGAACCATGTCACCGACATCCTCAATCCGGTAG